The genome window CACCAATCAGAAGACCGAAGAACAGAAGGACTTGGCCAACGTCGAGCGGACGAGCGCTCATGCGAATGCCCAGCAAGTGTGTTTGTTGGTTGATGACCAAGTATCCGCCCGCCAAAATTGCCAAACCGACCATCGTTAGGCCGAGCAATTCGCTGCTGCTGCGAGCAAGTGTGTTGTACAACGCCACCTTCATCGAGCGGCGGAAATAGGCCTGCACACGGGCACGAAAACGGGCTCGTTCGTAGGCTTGTGTGTTGAATGATTTGACGACGTGAATACCACCGAACGCATCATTGAGCATCCCGTACAAGCTGCTCATCTCTTCCATCGCTCGGCGGCTGGCGCGGCGAATCGCACGGCTGAGGTGTTGCATCACAAACGCCATCAGTGGCGATACGATCATCACCAACAACAGCAATCGCCAGCAAACCGTGGCGGCTCCAAACAAACACACCGCCATCTTGAGCGGTTCGCGAATCAGACGTCCTAGCAGCGTGCTGACTCCAACGGCGATGTGTGCGACATCGTTGGTCAGACGACTGGTCAGGTTGGCGGATCCGTTTTGGCCAAAGTGATCGAGGTCCAAGTGCAAGGATTTGCGAAAGTACTTTTCTCGCAGTTCCATCACCGTGCCTTCGGCGACGTATTGAACGAGCATCAGGTTGATCGTCAGGGCAACCAACTTGATTGCGGTTCCGCCGACCAACATCACGACGATGAAGACCAACGTCGGGAAGGCTCCTCGCGGAGCGGATTGGTCGATCCAGGGCTGAGCCCACGACAGCCAATCCACGGTCTTTTCCGTCGCCGTTTGAGCCAACTCGGCGGAAGAAATTTCGAATGTGGTGGCGCTGATTTTCTGTTCCAGGGATGCCTTCGTGTCGGCGTCAGTCGCTGACTCGGCTTTCTGTTCCAGCTCCTTCAACTCGTCTCGCAGTTGGACGAGTTCGACACGTTGTTCTTCCATCGCGATTCGCGAATCGGCCAAACGCTCATCGACGTACGAAGGCAGATCGTCGCCTTTGAAGACGACCTCCACCATCGGGTACAGCGTGCCGATGTTTGCGCCCCACAAAGCTGCAATCACCAACGACGACAGCAAGATGCCCAACAAGGACATGCGACGTCGCAGCGATAATCGCAGAACTCGGCGAAAACTCTTCATGGAAGTAAATCAAACGAGCGGGAAATGGGTTTTGCTTGGCACACGGCTACCAAAGATCGCTTGTACCAAGCGGCTCGTTTTTCTCGCCAGGGTGATTCGCGTCTTGTGACCGAGTGTTCGAGTTTGGTAGCGAATTCGGTATGCACGCGGAGATTTTGACTCCCGCCCATCGGTTCCTCCATCGATCGCCGTCCCATGTTGAACTACCCGATTCGCCGAAATTTCGCTGGGACTTCGCCTTCCACCCCACGTTCACTCAATGATCTGAGCGCCCGGCGCTGGTTCGCTGGCTTGAGGTGCCTGGTATTCGCTGGGTTGGTCGTATCGCTGACGACTTCGGCTCGTGCACAGCTTCCTGCGCCGGTCCAATTGCCGCTTCAAAGCGGCGAAACCATCGTGTCATCCGAGACTTACATCGATGGAGCCCCTCAATATTCTGGCGAGGCGGACTACTGGGCTGGGTTCAACGCACCGGCCCAGGTTCCTCATGTGATTATCCAGGCTCCCACGCCGCCGAAGGTCACACGGAAACATGGCTACGCGCCGAACCAGTATTCCAGCCACCAGCAACAGGGATCCATGCAGCATGGGCCTCAGCCTTCCTCCGGTTCCTTGCACCCACATTTGCATCACGCTCACCAAAAAGCCGCCGTTGCGGTCGCCCCTTTGACCCATCCACCCGGGGTCGAAAACGATCCTGGTGCGAAAGGCCCCGGCCGTTTGGGCGTGGGTGAACACTGGGTCAAAAACCCGCAGGCTCGCCAAACGATCCCCGCTGCCACGGTCCAACCACGCTGGAAAACGCCGTATTCCTATGGCTATTTCGGTGCGGAAGGCAAACGACATTGGTCCCGACAACACGGCTACCAAGACCGTTCTTTGCAGTGGTCGCTGCGATAACGCGCTGCAAAATCATCGATCGAGATCTACAATGGGTGGCTCGATGAAGACTGGTCCTGATCCGGGACCCTCTGCATCGTGTCGACGTCCCTCAAAACACCCACTCGATCGACCTCCATGACATCT of Rhodopirellula bahusiensis contains these proteins:
- a CDS encoding ABC transporter ATP-binding protein; translation: MKSFRRVLRLSLRRRMSLLGILLSSLVIAALWGANIGTLYPMVEVVFKGDDLPSYVDERLADSRIAMEEQRVELVQLRDELKELEQKAESATDADTKASLEQKISATTFEISSAELAQTATEKTVDWLSWAQPWIDQSAPRGAFPTLVFIVVMLVGGTAIKLVALTINLMLVQYVAEGTVMELREKYFRKSLHLDLDHFGQNGSANLTSRLTNDVAHIAVGVSTLLGRLIREPLKMAVCLFGAATVCWRLLLLVMIVSPLMAFVMQHLSRAIRRASRRAMEEMSSLYGMLNDAFGGIHVVKSFNTQAYERARFRARVQAYFRRSMKVALYNTLARSSSELLGLTMVGLAILAGGYLVINQQTHLLGIRMSARPLDVGQVLLFFGLLIGASDPARKLSDVWTSLQRGIAASNRVYEIIDEPIRVTEPTNPVHLDRPHNAIQFKGVHFQYPSGPMVLRGIDLTIQHGETIALIGPNGCGKSTLINLLCRFDDPHEGEVCFDDVAIDRLPTRDLRRRIALVNQRTVLFDDTIENNIRYGSPSADAHDVVRAAKLAFADDFIRRKTPDGYQTLLGSGGVRLSGGQMQRIALARAFLRDPDILILDEATSQIDIESEQLIHRALETFLENRTGIMITHRASTLAMADRVAVLDLGQVADVGTHHQLLASNSFYRSLCHSDLTDAA